One stretch of Nitratiruptor tergarcus DSM 16512 DNA includes these proteins:
- the argB gene encoding acetylglutamate kinase: MQKKIQTVQTLLDSLPFIKKFREEIFVIKYGGSAQTDQKLKEKFAQDILLLYTVGIKPVVVHGGGKRITEILTRLQIDTEFIDGQRVTTEEVMEIVEMVLSGDINKEIVSLLNNHGAKALGISGKDAHFITARPKDFEKFGYTGVIDRIDPAVVYNLLEEQFIPVIAPIAASNKVGHPGYNINADLCASKVAGSLKAKKIIFLTDTPGVLDKEGKLISTLTEEKIGLLKQDGTISGGMIPKVDACLEAIHSGVEKAHIIDGRIEHSLLLEIFTSEGIGTQVLGG, translated from the coding sequence ATGCAAAAGAAGATTCAAACTGTTCAAACACTTCTTGACTCACTCCCTTTTATTAAAAAATTTCGAGAAGAAATTTTTGTTATCAAATATGGTGGAAGTGCACAAACAGATCAAAAACTCAAAGAAAAATTTGCTCAAGATATACTCCTCCTCTATACTGTGGGAATTAAGCCGGTAGTTGTCCATGGAGGAGGAAAAAGAATTACAGAGATTCTTACACGCCTGCAAATAGATACAGAGTTTATTGATGGACAACGTGTTACTACTGAAGAGGTTATGGAGATTGTAGAGATGGTGCTCAGTGGTGATATCAATAAAGAGATAGTGAGTCTTTTAAATAATCACGGTGCTAAGGCACTAGGAATAAGTGGCAAAGATGCACATTTTATCACCGCTCGGCCAAAAGATTTTGAGAAGTTTGGGTATACAGGAGTTATTGATAGAATCGATCCGGCTGTGGTTTATAACCTTTTAGAGGAGCAGTTTATACCTGTTATTGCCCCTATTGCTGCGAGCAACAAAGTAGGGCATCCTGGCTATAATATAAATGCAGATCTTTGTGCGAGCAAAGTAGCTGGATCTTTGAAGGCAAAAAAGATTATCTTTCTCACTGATACTCCAGGAGTTCTTGATAAAGAAGGAAAGCTTATTTCTACTCTAACAGAAGAAAAAATAGGATTACTCAAACAAGATGGCACTATTAGTGGGGGAATGATTCCAAAAGTGGATGCCTGTCTTGAAGCGATTCATAGCGGAGTAGAAAAAGCTCACATTATAGATGGACGAATAGAGCATTCGCTACTTCTTGAAATCTTTACAAGTGAGGGGATTGGTACGCAAGTATTGGGAGGTTAA
- the cutA gene encoding divalent-cation tolerance protein CutA, translated as MYMIYSTVSDMQEAKKIAHALVEQRVAACVNIIERVTSVYKWEGKVENADEVLLIIKAIDFAAVEKKIKELHSYEVPEIVAVKIEEVNEEYASWMRQVLLQ; from the coding sequence ATGTATATGATCTATTCTACTGTTTCAGATATGCAAGAGGCAAAAAAAATTGCGCATGCGCTTGTTGAGCAAAGAGTTGCTGCATGTGTAAATATTATTGAGAGAGTAACTTCCGTCTATAAATGGGAAGGAAAAGTAGAAAATGCAGATGAAGTACTCCTCATAATTAAAGCAATAGACTTTGCAGCAGTAGAAAAGAAGATCAAAGAGCTTCACTCCTATGAAGTGCCAGAAATTGTAGCTGTAAAAATAGAAGAAGTAAACGAAGAGTATGCATCATGGATGCGCCAAGTTTTGCTACAATAA
- the thrC gene encoding threonine synthase, with the protein MYFIETRGNDGKKPKKVTFSEAILNPSASYGGLYVPEKLPNIDEKFLQRHLTSHYKELAFDLLRLFSIDIDEELIKEALNLYDKFDDPANPIPVVKVEENLFIAELYHGPTRAFKDMALQPFGYILSSLAKARGENYLILAATSGDTGPATLETFKNRENVKVACIYPAGGTSDVQRLQMVTEDGENLKVIGIEGDFDDAQSALKSLLASEKFHAILQEKGIKLSAANSVNFGRIIFQIIYHIHSYLELVRRKEITFGDTINLIVPSGNFGNALGGYYAKKMGLPIKKILIASNANNVLTELINEGRYDLRNKHLIKTSSPAMDILKSSNVERVLFDKFGAQRTKELMDSLNDKGYYKLNEDELAALQEDFAADFSNDDEVKAIIKEYALEKTYLMDPHTATTIKLFKRYAADKNVAYSTAEWTKFAPTVLEALEGGEKKSDLEALQIISEKLGVAIPQRIAELFHKRIVHTTVVPKEKIEEEILKFL; encoded by the coding sequence ATGTATTTTATTGAGACTCGGGGCAATGATGGAAAAAAACCAAAAAAAGTAACATTTTCTGAAGCTATTCTCAATCCTAGTGCGAGTTATGGCGGATTGTATGTACCTGAAAAACTTCCAAACATTGATGAAAAGTTTTTACAGCGTCATCTCACTTCTCATTACAAAGAGCTTGCATTTGATCTTTTGCGCCTCTTTTCCATTGATATTGATGAAGAACTCATCAAGGAAGCACTTAATCTTTATGATAAGTTTGATGATCCTGCAAATCCTATCCCTGTTGTAAAAGTTGAAGAGAATCTCTTCATAGCAGAGCTCTATCACGGACCTACACGTGCCTTTAAAGATATGGCACTGCAGCCTTTTGGATATATACTCTCTTCACTTGCCAAAGCAAGGGGTGAAAACTATTTGATTTTGGCTGCAACAAGTGGTGATACTGGACCAGCGACTCTTGAGACCTTTAAAAATAGAGAAAACGTAAAAGTAGCATGTATCTATCCAGCTGGCGGTACGAGTGATGTACAGCGGTTGCAAATGGTTACTGAAGATGGAGAAAATCTTAAAGTCATTGGAATTGAGGGTGATTTTGATGATGCGCAGAGTGCTTTAAAATCACTCCTTGCATCAGAAAAATTTCATGCGATTTTACAAGAAAAAGGGATTAAACTTAGTGCAGCTAACTCAGTCAACTTTGGGCGCATAATTTTTCAAATTATATATCACATTCATAGCTATTTAGAGCTAGTAAGAAGAAAAGAGATTACATTTGGAGATACGATTAATTTGATTGTTCCAAGTGGAAATTTCGGTAATGCTTTGGGTGGATACTATGCGAAAAAAATGGGATTGCCAATTAAAAAAATTCTCATAGCCTCCAATGCTAATAATGTACTTACTGAGCTTATTAATGAAGGTCGCTATGATTTGCGTAATAAGCATCTTATCAAAACATCTTCACCAGCAATGGATATTTTAAAGTCTTCCAATGTTGAGCGGGTACTTTTTGATAAATTTGGCGCACAGCGCACAAAAGAGTTAATGGATAGCTTGAATGATAAAGGCTACTATAAACTAAATGAAGATGAGCTTGCAGCATTGCAAGAGGATTTTGCTGCTGATTTTAGTAATGACGATGAAGTAAAGGCAATTATCAAAGAGTATGCATTAGAAAAGACCTATCTCATGGATCCACATACAGCAACGACAATTAAGCTTTTTAAAAGATATGCAGCAGATAAAAATGTTGCTTACTCGACAGCTGAATGGACAAAGTTTGCTCCTACAGTTTTAGAAGCTCTTGAAGGAGGAGAGAAGAAGAGTGATTTAGAGGCTTTACAAATAATTAGTGAAAAACTTGGTGTGGCAATTCCACAAAGAATAGCAGAGCTCTTTCATAAAAGAATTGTCCATACAACTGTTGTGCCAAAAGAGAAAATTGAAGAAGAGATACTGAAATTTCTTTAA